One region of Culex pipiens pallens isolate TS chromosome 2, TS_CPP_V2, whole genome shotgun sequence genomic DNA includes:
- the LOC120416075 gene encoding coiled-coil domain-containing protein 97 isoform X2 has protein sequence MVTTHNDPLIMQQETAGATGPSPDDPQSTTPSPAQILQSDLIDHIARDPKVFFKSQQINDPELTTDERVAIVRDVLAKSHTTFLARFGLFLREEHLRFFEQDGQTSGYSPDESYEVGYYLERIRRSHNGGRHREVRNRRYAALKQLVQEGKYFSETEMMQREPLLYDQLVGQYLTEREKKARDAVGQKNDSLVSILFSGIDRDNVDALRQQQEQEEKSQDEAAGGDEDDGFRQNKPPGSPAFSRAQWGNFDDEEVERQRKVENDRATRQRNKKFSTPVTALTAGERDLLRDEFVGTMYSRFIAGEDEEFDYGKVDESMELDNLDIVEQDEQERYFDTDDGEEVQADEGSKMQQDDEESEDDLDVYMRHLEKHLDSQRNLEQMNSRMREVNCKYESDDE, from the exons ATGGTGACGACG CACAACGACCCCCTCATCATGCAGCAGGAGACCGCCGGCGCAACCGGCCCCAGTCCCGATGACCCGCAAAGCACCACCCCATCCCCCGCCCAAATCCTCCAGTCGGACCTCATCGATCACATCGCGCGCGACCCAAAGGTGTTCTTCAAAAGCCAGCAAATCAACGACCCCGAACTGACGACCGACGAGCGGGTCGCGATCGTGCGCGACGTCCTGGCCAAGAGTCACACGACGTTTCTGGCCCGCTTCGGACTGTTCCTGCGGGAGGAGCATCTGCGCTTTTTCGAGCAGGACGGTCAAACCAGCGGGTACAGTCCGGACGAGTCGTACGAGGTGGGCTACTATTTGGAGCGGATTCGTCGCTCGCACAACGGGGGTCGCCACCGGGAGGTTCGCAATCGACGGTACGCCGCGCTCAAGCAGCTGGTCCAGGAGGGAAAGTACTTTAGCGAGACGGAGATGATGCAGCGGGAGCCGTTGCTGTACGACCAGCTGGTTGGGCAGTATCTTACGGAGCGGGAGAAGAAGGCGCGGGACGCGGTCGGCCAGAAGAACGACAGCTTGGTGTCGATTCTGTTTAGTGGAATCGATCGGGACAATGTGGACGCGCTGAGGCAGCAGCAGGAGCAGGAAGAGAAGAGTCAGGATGAGGCGGCTGGGGGTGATGAGGATGATGGGTTCCGGCAGAATAAACCGCCGGGGTCGCCGGCCTTTTCGCGGGCTCAGTGGGGGAACTTTGACGATGAAGAAGTTGAAAGGCAGCGCAAGGTGGAGAATGATCGGGCTACTCGGCAAAGGAATAAGAAATTTTCGACTCCGGTGACGGCGTTGACCGCGGGTGAGCGGGATCTGCTGCGCGACGAGTTCGTTGGGACGATGTACTCGAGGTTTATCGCTGGGGAGGATGAGGAGTTTGATTACGGGAAGGTTGATGAAAGCATGGAGCTGGATAACTTGGACATTGTCGAGCAGGACGAGCAGGAACGGTACTTTGACACGGACGATGGGGAGGAGGTTCAAGCTGATGAAGGCAGTAAGATGCAGCAGGACGACGAGGAAAGTGAGGACGATCTGGACGTGTACATGCGGCATCTGGAGAAGCACTTGGATAGCCAGAGGAACTTGGAGCAGATGAACAGTCGCATGAGAGAGGTCAATTGTAAGTACGAAAGTGATGATGAATAG
- the LOC120416075 gene encoding coiled-coil domain-containing protein 97 isoform X3 — protein sequence MQQETAGATGPSPDDPQSTTPSPAQILQSDLIDHIARDPKVFFKSQQINDPELTTDERVAIVRDVLAKSHTTFLARFGLFLREEHLRFFEQDGQTSGYSPDESYEVGYYLERIRRSHNGGRHREVRNRRYAALKQLVQEGKYFSETEMMQREPLLYDQLVGQYLTEREKKARDAVGQKNDSLVSILFSGIDRDNVDALRQQQEQEEKSQDEAAGGDEDDGFRQNKPPGSPAFSRAQWGNFDDEEVERQRKVENDRATRQRNKKFSTPVTALTAGERDLLRDEFVGTMYSRFIAGEDEEFDYGKVDESMELDNLDIVEQDEQERYFDTDDGEEVQADEGSKMQQDDEESEDDLDVYMRHLEKHLDSQRNLEQMNSRMREVNCKYESDDE from the coding sequence ATGCAGCAGGAGACCGCCGGCGCAACCGGCCCCAGTCCCGATGACCCGCAAAGCACCACCCCATCCCCCGCCCAAATCCTCCAGTCGGACCTCATCGATCACATCGCGCGCGACCCAAAGGTGTTCTTCAAAAGCCAGCAAATCAACGACCCCGAACTGACGACCGACGAGCGGGTCGCGATCGTGCGCGACGTCCTGGCCAAGAGTCACACGACGTTTCTGGCCCGCTTCGGACTGTTCCTGCGGGAGGAGCATCTGCGCTTTTTCGAGCAGGACGGTCAAACCAGCGGGTACAGTCCGGACGAGTCGTACGAGGTGGGCTACTATTTGGAGCGGATTCGTCGCTCGCACAACGGGGGTCGCCACCGGGAGGTTCGCAATCGACGGTACGCCGCGCTCAAGCAGCTGGTCCAGGAGGGAAAGTACTTTAGCGAGACGGAGATGATGCAGCGGGAGCCGTTGCTGTACGACCAGCTGGTTGGGCAGTATCTTACGGAGCGGGAGAAGAAGGCGCGGGACGCGGTCGGCCAGAAGAACGACAGCTTGGTGTCGATTCTGTTTAGTGGAATCGATCGGGACAATGTGGACGCGCTGAGGCAGCAGCAGGAGCAGGAAGAGAAGAGTCAGGATGAGGCGGCTGGGGGTGATGAGGATGATGGGTTCCGGCAGAATAAACCGCCGGGGTCGCCGGCCTTTTCGCGGGCTCAGTGGGGGAACTTTGACGATGAAGAAGTTGAAAGGCAGCGCAAGGTGGAGAATGATCGGGCTACTCGGCAAAGGAATAAGAAATTTTCGACTCCGGTGACGGCGTTGACCGCGGGTGAGCGGGATCTGCTGCGCGACGAGTTCGTTGGGACGATGTACTCGAGGTTTATCGCTGGGGAGGATGAGGAGTTTGATTACGGGAAGGTTGATGAAAGCATGGAGCTGGATAACTTGGACATTGTCGAGCAGGACGAGCAGGAACGGTACTTTGACACGGACGATGGGGAGGAGGTTCAAGCTGATGAAGGCAGTAAGATGCAGCAGGACGACGAGGAAAGTGAGGACGATCTGGACGTGTACATGCGGCATCTGGAGAAGCACTTGGATAGCCAGAGGAACTTGGAGCAGATGAACAGTCGCATGAGAGAGGTCAATTGTAAGTACGAAAGTGATGATGAATAG